The stretch of DNA aacatTCCCTAATTCCTACTGATTGCACTTCTGGCTTAACCCCTTCCAGTCtccaaggaattttaaaaaacatgcaaTTATGTTTGTATTCCTTGGCTACTGTCCTTATTCAGAAGAAATATTCTATAAACAAGTTTTCTTGGTTGCAatttcctcactttttttttttttttttttgagatggagtcttgttctgtcaccaggctggagggaagtggcgcaatctcagctcactgcaacctccgcctcctgggttcaagcaattcttccacctcagcctcccaagtagctgggaccacaagcgcgtgccaccatgcccggctaatatttctgtatttttagtagagatggtgtttcaatgtgttggccagaatggtctcaattttgaccttgtgatccactcacctcagcctcccaaagtgctgggattacaggtgtgagccaccatgcccagcctcacattttccttcttaaaagCAAATCTTCCCCATCTCTacccagctggtttttttttttttttggaggttatataaaaatatcaatttaaaaaaatgaacttttattaATCATAAATACAAACTAATTGAATGGTATTTGGGATCCTAGGGGCTCAAAGGCctgaaagcagaaaggaaaatagGTGTCTCCACCTGTGAttcaataaaaaagatgaaattccTAATTTTCTAATGCTGTGAGCATATCATTTGATAGATGCGTAATTTAGGCAGACATTAACGGGGGAAACATATAAGCCATCTCACTATTGTCTCGGTAACACACTGAGCTTATCCAACCAACCCTTCAGAGCAGCTTTCTATGAGCAACATAActgctccttttctcttctcattcttcCAACCTGGGTTCTCTCTGCTTTATGCTTACCAGAAGTAAATGTGCCAGCAAGTTCAGTATCTCTGTATGTTTTAGTATTAGTGAATTTattattcactttttattttcaagacaagAAAACTCAACTGAAGGAGTATATTAAACCTTTCTTTCCTGCCTCTGAACACTCCTGGCCCATTTATTTATACTTCCAATTTGCCAGACTTCATCCATTAGGGCTCATCCCAATTTTGCTTCAATTCCTCCATTACCCTCTTCACATTCACAACCCTTGTAcaacattccttttctttcaagtCAGACCAGACCACATGTTTCAGTGCATAGCTATCCTCATGTGCTCATTTGTATAAGAGGTCAGTTAACTGCTGAGCCTCAGTCCTCCTTCAGGACACCCATTTTGGGTGAGGATGTGCAAACTGGGGCAGCAAAGCTACCCATTATGACTGGAAGACTTTGATTTCTCCTTAGTCCACCCAATAAACTGCTACCTGAATTTAAATAAACAGCAGAATCTGGTTTATGAAGACCAATTTCTGTCTCCTGGTATCTTCCATTCTCTTGGGCACCAGAAGTCTTGACCACTCTGGCTATTCCTAGTCTCTTCAGCCTGTCCACTAAGTTCATCTTCAACTGGCCAACATCAGGAGGGTTCCGGGAAGGTCTCAAGCCATACATCTCCTGGAGGAATGTCTCAGCTGGTCGAGAGGCCAAAAAATTTTCAGAGAGATGCACACGAGGCTCAAAGGGCAAAGGAGAAGGGCAAGGTGACTGAGATGGTGAATTTGGTGGAGTGGAAGGGACAGCCAGGGCTTTagggagaggctggaggagggagttCTCTGAAACTGGGCTGTGGTACACTTTGGCAGAGATGCCTTGCTCTTGCAGAAGTTTGGCCAAGCTCCTGGTGCTACTGAAGGTTGTAGTGGAATCTCGTCGGTTGGTGATGGACTCACCAATGCTGAGTCTATaggacaaggcaggagaatttacAGCCGTGTTGGATGAACTGCTACCACTACTTCCACAGGATAATGAAGGGAAcccagagctttaaaaaaaaaagtgggagagagTGCTTAAGAATAAAAAGCAAGCCTCAAGCCagcatttaaaataatcacaGTAGTTATTCTTGGTAAATATAAAGTAATAGGCAACTCTGTCCTATGCCTTTCTACCTTTGGATGTTTTAACCTGTATTCTTTCTCTGTAATACAGTAACCACAAGCCTAACAACTTGCTGTAAGTTCTGTGAGACCTTCTAGTAAATTACTGAACCTGAAAGTGGTTTTGGGAGTCCTCTGCACTTGCAGTGTTGTCAGAAGCGAAGATGAGCTTGCACAGAGGACTGGTCCTGTAAATCTTGCAGTTTGGCTACCTCTGGGTGTGTAGCCCCAGCTGGGTTATTTATTAGTTGTCTTGCCTAGGACCAGTTGCCTCAACCTTCCATTCGTGGGTTTACTTTACACAATACATACTCACTTGCCCTGCCTACTTCAAAGAGTTATAataatcaaatgagaaaatagagtGTGAAAACATTCTAAAGACACATGATCACAGAACATTAATTAACATGCTGGAAAGTAAAACAGAggtaatttttgaaagaaattcatGAAAATATACCGGAGGAAAGAAGCGAGGCCCCAGTTTCCCTGGGACTCTTACCTGGGGGTAACCTGAGTGATGTCAGAGGGATGTAATATTCTACAGGTGGTGAAAGTGAATGTTGAGTTTGTGCATGACAGGCACTTTCCTGGGTTGGCAGTTGCAACTAAAGTAGATTTTTAGGGAGCAAATACAAGATTGAAAAACTAGATTAAGAAtgtaaaaagctcatcattatttattaataatacagCATTTATCAAGTATTTTGTACTAAAAATCCCCAaatctggaaatgaaataaatatacataaagatTGTGCTAGTATCAATTAGTATAAAGGTGAATCCAATACTTTAAAACTGTAAAGCAAAAGGCATAAACAAAgcttagaaataagaaaagaaaactgaaaaaatacattaaaaaaaatcaagatctaGTTTTCCAAATGATTCAGCCAAATTTATCCGCTCTGgtatttctcaaagtgtggtccgcAGACTCTCTGGGAGTCCACAGGTCAAAGCTACTTTCGCAGTAATGTTAACTcagaggcctttttttttttttgacaggattgACATTTGCACAGCTGGTACAAAAGGAATGGAAGGCAAAACTGCTGGCTCCTCAGCACATATCAAGGCAACATCACCAAGTTATACCAGTCTTCTTCACTGTTACACACTTGGTACTTTAAAAAAAGCCATATTAAGAATGTCCTTGAAGTAGCAGTAAAGATTATCTATTAAATCTTGAATCTTGGCCCTTGaatctttttcctattttgtgtGATGAAGTGGGAAGGTTGCATTAAGCACTCCTGCTGCACTCTGAGATACAGTAGTTATCTAGAAGAAAACACTTGTGCAACTGATTTGAAATTTTGTCACGGAAtaccatttttacttgaaagaactAACAGATAAACTATAGTTATTCAGATTTGGGTATAAGACAGACatgttaaaaatgaatgaagtaagTCTGTCCTTTCAAGAAAAACAGCTAACAAAATGTGAGCTTTCAAGAAAAAGTTTGGGAAAACTTGTATCCACCACTGAAAGCATGTACATCTCTAAAGACATTTGTGATGAGATAGGTGGTGATATCAATACaattttgatatttgtatataaaaaaattCATCAACATTTGGAAAATCTGCATAACTCCATGAACCaatcaatattttctaaatgaccaATGCATGATGTTAAAAATCAAGCATGAACgaaagatacttttaaaatgtaggaTATAAccaatgcattttatatttatatttatatttatttatttttttagtagagacagggtttcaccatgttgcccaggctggtcttcaactcctgacctcaggtgatctgcctgcttcagtctcccaaagtgctggggttacacgtGTGAcctactgtacctggcctgatCAATGCATTTTAATGTTAACAAAGCAATGAAAAGTTCATTGTTATGATTTCAGATCTCACACTGCTACAAATGTTCAAGAAATTACTACTTACCAAGTTTTAATGTAATATCAAAGAATATCTACAAATACCTGAAAAGACTATTAGAACACTCTTTCCTTTTCCAACTGCATGTTTGTCCCTGGCTGCATTTCCTTCACATGgttcaaccaaaacaacatatcGCAATAGACTGAATGTAGAAGCTGCTAATGACAATGAAGCTATTTTGTATTAAGTCAAAAATCAGAGACCTGCACATATGCCAAAACTGTTTTTCTCACTATGtaaaaaaatagctatttttcaTAAAACATATTTGTGTAACACAATTgagttaatacatatttttataatttctcagTTTTGATTTATATGTTAAATGTCAATAGATATAACCTACACAGATAGGCTCTCTGGaattcccaatttttttttttttttttttttgagatggagtgttgctctgttgctcaggctggagtgcaatggcacagtctcagctcactgcaacctccgccttctgggttcaagtgattctcttgcctcagcctccgagtagctggaaatacaggcacccgccaccacgcctggctaattgttgtctttttagtagagatggggtttcatcatgttggccaagctggtctcaaattcctgaccttgtgatctgcccaccttagcctcccaaagtgctgagattgcaggcgtgatttactgtgcccagccctcaatGATTTTTTAAGAGTGTAAAGAGGTCCTGAGCCCAAAAGGTTTGTGAACCACTGACTTGAATTCATCTAGCTCTCTACCCAATCTACTAATGCAGGCTGACTAAGATAAAGTGGAGATAATTAGGAATGCCACAAATGCTATAGATTTTCATTATCTGACATCCAAGATTGAGTACCCTCCAGTGAGCAGAGGCAGCCAGCTGACCATCTAGTAAGTCAGAATGCAAAGTATTTCTGGTTACTATACCATATTCAACCAGACACTCTTCTCACCTGTAACTGGTCCACCAGCTGAAGTAATGGGTGGTAGGAAGATCCCTGTTACTGGCTTGGATGTTGAAAGTTTCTCTTCCACTTGAAGAGGTTGCTGAACCTGAAAAGTAATGCCCTCCTCTTCATCCTCTTCTAAATCTGAGATGTGATAAATGGCATCCCTGGGCAACTGGGTAAAGCCTTTTGTAATGACACCTGGTCGTGGATCAAGGATGGTTCCCAAATTTGGTTGAGCAAGCTGCTGCCAGTGATACAGAGTTTGTGATCCTGAACATGCAAGAGAAAGGAGGGATAAAAGGCATGTTTTACATTTTCCTCAAATCTTACAGAAGCTACAGATATAGTGTAATGACAATAATGACAgcaataaaactatttatttggTGCTAATAATTTGGAAAAGCTGCAAATTAAAGCTTTCAGTGGAAGATGACAGTATGTTGAAAGTATGAGTAATAATCTATTTTAATAGATAACTTTGAGAAGAACATCTAAaggagtaaaaaacaaaaacaacccaacAACCAAAAAGACACCCTTAATAGGAATGGAGCTTAGCTACTGATGGAAGAAACGTGCCTAAGAGCTGGGCTGTATTTTCCCAGGTGACAAAAACGTCAATACTCCGTTGGCCTGGAACTACGCCTATGAAGTTGAAAGTCAAAAGCCAGGCTCCCAGGAAGAGTAGGAAAATGACGATAATGAAAAAGAGGATACATCCTCTGGTTTAAGGCTATAGAACCCTGGTAAATGATCATCCCAAGTAATTGCACCAGATGCAATGTCCAATTATGTCACCGCAGTCCTTTCATCCTAAAAATGGCAACTCCTACAATTACCTGCACTGATtattaatgaataaaacaaagtcaTAAAATCTTTGAGTCTGAGGGGTCTTTATAGGTTACATACTCAAAATTTAATGCAGAACTCTTTTAGGATAATATCGGAGAATCATCAATGATTGTCATTATTCCATAAAATGAAggaatttattttgaattcaagTCCTTTCTTAGGAGAGAACAGAAACTGAACtgaaaaaaggaaacacacacacacacacatacacacacacacccctctatgTCAATTATACTTTTGGGTAAAAAACTCTTTTGAAAaggaaggggccaggcacggtggctcacgcctgtaatcccagcactttgggaggccgaggcgggtggatcacgaggtcaagagattgagatcatcctggtcaacatggtgaaaccccgtctctactaaaaacgcaaaaaaaaaaaaaaaattagctgggcacagtggtgcgtgcctgtaatcccagctactcacgaggctgaggcaggagaattgcctgaacccaggaggtggaggtcgctgtgagccgaggtcgcgccattgcactccagcctgggtaacaagagtgaaactctgtctcaaaaaaaaaaaaaagaaaaggaaggtggAGCTGAATTATTACCTGTGGATCGATCATTAtcatttatcttatttatctAACCATGGAAACTGCTATCGATGATATTCCTTAGCAAAGGACAGAAAAAGATTactcctcctccccactcatgtttatattaaaaaacatCAGCAAAAGAGAACTGATGGCTGATAATTCAGAGAACACAACTGTCTTCATTCATTAGTTTTCCAGAAAGTACAACAATGCCTTGTCACCCAAACAGCAAGATTAAGGTATAAAAAAGATCATCTGCACATAATGTTCCtataattaaaacacaaatctAAATTCCAGGGAAAGGAACTTCCAATAAGCCATGTGGCTTAGAAAGGGCCCTTGCTGATTTATTACCTTCAAGGGGCTTGacaatttgtaatttttctggCAGAAAACCCCGAAGGCAACTGGCACTGCTGAGGTCTGTGATCTCTGACTGGTTGGTGCAGAGAGAGGCAAAGCTCTCTGTTGGGGTCATAGAACCACTAACTCCTTCCTTCTGGTCAGCCAGAACCTGGATCTTCCGTTGCCATTCTTCAGCAAAGAACTGCTTCTCACTTAAATAGTTCTGTCGACGCAAGCTAAGGCGATGCAGTGCTGTAGCCAAATCACTATCTCCAGAGGGTCCTGGTTGGCCCATCTTCTGGGAGTTACTATAGGAAAATCACATTCACTGATTAGATCTTGAGGATCATCAGAATGACCCAGATCTCTCCTTTCTACAATGGTAAGTATTCAAGAGACTGATCTTAAAAACATGGTATTTTCCTAGATACGtggaatatagaaataataacaacaaaccAAAATCACTAATAATATCATTTTTACAGATCATTTCAGATGACTTGAGAGGCAAGATAATACTTCAGTGATATTctgttttttctgaattttctatttcatttaatttataaaactacACATTCAACCATCTATAAATTTGTATTAGGTGGtcgcaaaaataaatattatattatattttgctGAATCTGTATCATGGATTGCAAGAGCTACCATTCTTTTATGtataatgaagaaggaaaaaagtgcTACCCATTAAACCAAGGCATACTATGAGTTACAAaacataacaatttaaaaaatattaaaatatgaaaaaaatttgctTTGGGCCACAGAATCACCCATCAATACTGAagaacactgaaaagaaaaaaccaaaatttGTATATAATACTGCATTTTATAGTTCTCTGATGCCCATTTTTTCAACACTTTTGAAATTGGAAGCTATCTTGTAATTGATATCAAATGGAAGAGTAGCAAGCCGAGTTGTGGTACTCTGGGCTACTTGTGTATAAATTCACATAGATGTGTTTCAGATCTTCTCCTAAGATAATTGTGTAACAGTGAGGCAGCAGGACACAAAGCTACTGCAGATGCAGAACACTGCCCAGGACAGACCAGGCAATTGAAATGCAACTGAAGTCTAGTGTGATGAATTTCTACATAAGGAAACATTTCCTTCTGGGACCCAATATCTATCTTTCAAAGGCTTTCAGCTCACTTTTTAGTAAAGTTGTTTACCTTCTAGTTATATAGAATTCAatgtattaaattaataaaaagaatgaaaacaaatccaagtttaaataaacaaaattgacagcaCTTTGATGGTCCTCAAGATGTATTCAAACTTACATTTATCCTAAAAATCAGCAAAGTGGTTGAGATTATGAGCATGGATTATGAGAATGTGTCATCTGATGTATTCATGCTAGTGACCAAACAGATTCAAACAAATTTGACTTTGGCATGATCTATGTCACGAATAATGATACAGGGCATCATAAGTGAATAAAAACTGACAGTTCCAGAACCTTCTTGGGACAGTACGGAGAAATGCTGGAATTTGTGTATGTCAATCTGGTGAGTCAATGGGAAAAGAAATGTACAATCACTGTCATCATCTGTTTCTTACCCTGCAACCTCCTCTGAGCTGCTTCCCTGGTTCAGGAGCGATTTGTCCCCTGTTTGCTGTAAACCAGACTCAAAAGGTTTTGCTGTCATGATGACACTTGAATGGTTGGAGCCTGGAATGGGTAACAGAGCTGGGAACGAGACAGAGCGGCCTCGTGTGTCATTGGCAATCCTGACGGTATCAAATACCCGTTTCTGTTGGGCTCTGTCAAAAAGGAAGTGTTCATTATTATCACTGCCAGCCACTAGAGCATCTAGAGAAGAGACACGTATATGCAGTCCATCAGAAATAAAGCCACCCTGAGGAGCTTCTACAGCTTAGGAGAGATCATCAGAAAATAAGCTTTCAAACAAGAGAACTCTCTCACAAATGAGGACACTGTGAGGAAAACACTGAATAGTAGGCAAATTACTACTGAATCTCATAATACTTAACACTTCGGATTCTGGCTTCAATTTCTATTCCAGTGATTGGGTAACAACACATGTAATCTCTACTTACTTTTGTTTAAAGAGAGAAGATTCCTCATCCAAACTCAGCTTTTTACGCATAGTCCCCTCAATCTCAGCTGCCAAAGATTCCTAAGAAAAAGAGTTTGAGATTTTTAACCTGACTGTTGCCCTTACATTAATTAATAGAGTCTCTACAACCCTATACTTTTGGTGTTACAATAAAATACAAGGAAATAGTCAAGGCTAACATTCAGGGGAAAAAAGACATTCTGGAAGGAGAGCTTTTAAATTAGAACCAACtaaattttcatgattttttcaaataggaaatgaatgaaaaaagctaatattataaatagaaaatatacgtgcagacacacaaaaaacaaaaggtcTAAAAGGCCATAAACCCAGTGTTAACAGTGATTCTGTGGAGGGTGAAATTTAATGGTATTTAAcaacttctttttgctttttgtaatttctagcttttctataatgaacatgtatagcttttataatattaaaaagtcattttaaaaaacaagcaagtTTCCTCTGCCCCTGATCAGGGATGAGGACTAAACCCAGTGTTGATAGCAAATTCTGTGGCGAGTAGGATTTAAtggtatttaataaattatttttgcttttcagtaattttcagcttttctataataaatatgcGTAGCTcttataatataaaaaatcattaaaaaaataagcaagctTCCTCTTCCCCTGGTCAGGGATGAGGACTCAACTAA from Callithrix jacchus isolate 240 chromosome 6, calJac240_pri, whole genome shotgun sequence encodes:
- the TRAK2 gene encoding trafficking kinesin-binding protein 2 isoform X1: MSQSQNAIFISPTGEANLMNSNHRDSESITDVCSNEDLPEVELVSLLEEQLPQYRLKVDTLFLYENQDWTQSPHQQQHASDALSPVLAEETFRYMILGTDRVEQMTKTYNDIDMVTHLLAERDRDLELAARIGQALLKRNHVLSEQNESLEEQLGQAFDQVNQLQHELSKKDELLRIVSIASEESETDSSCSTPLRFNESFNLSQGLLQLEMLQEKLKELEEENMALRSKACHIKSETVTYEEKEQQLVSDCVKELRETNAQMSRMTEELSGKSDELIRYQEEISSLLSQIVDLQHKLKEHVIEKEELRLHLQASKDAQRQLTMELHELQDRNMECLGMLHESQEEIKELRSRSGPAAHLYFSQSYGAFTGESLAAEIEGTMRKKLSLDEESSLFKQKAQQKRVFDTVRIANDTRGRSVSFPALLPIPGSNHSSVIMTAKPFESGLQQTGDKSLLNQGSSSEEVAGNSQKMGQPGPSGDSDLATALHRLSLRRQNYLSEKQFFAEEWQRKIQVLADQKEGVSGSMTPTESFASLCTNQSEITDLSSASCLRGFLPEKLQIVKPLEGSQTLYHWQQLAQPNLGTILDPRPGVITKGFTQLPRDAIYHISDLEEDEEEGITFQVQQPLQVEEKLSTSKPVTGIFLPPITSAGGPVTVATANPGKCLSCTNSTFTFTTCRILHPSDITQVTPSSGFPSLSCGSSGSSSSNTAVNSPALSYRLSIGESITNRRDSTTTFSSTRSLAKLLQEQGISAKVYHSPVSENSLLQPLPKALAVPSTPPNSPSQSPCPSPLPFEPRVHLSENFLASRPAETFLQEMYGLRPSRNPPDVGQLKMNLVDRLKRLGIARVVKTSGAQENGRYQETEIGLHKPDSAVYLNSGSSLLGGLRRNQSLPVIMGSFAAPVCTSSPKMGVLKED
- the TRAK2 gene encoding trafficking kinesin-binding protein 2 isoform X2: MILGTDRVEQMTKTYNDIDMVTHLLAERDRDLELAARIGQALLKRNHVLSEQNESLEEQLGQAFDQVNQLQHELSKKDELLRIVSIASEESETDSSCSTPLRFNESFNLSQGLLQLEMLQEKLKELEEENMALRSKACHIKSETVTYEEKEQQLVSDCVKELRETNAQMSRMTEELSGKSDELIRYQEEISSLLSQIVDLQHKLKEHVIEKEELRLHLQASKDAQRQLTMELHELQDRNMECLGMLHESQEEIKELRSRSGPAAHLYFSQSYGAFTGESLAAEIEGTMRKKLSLDEESSLFKQKAQQKRVFDTVRIANDTRGRSVSFPALLPIPGSNHSSVIMTAKPFESGLQQTGDKSLLNQGSSSEEVAGNSQKMGQPGPSGDSDLATALHRLSLRRQNYLSEKQFFAEEWQRKIQVLADQKEGVSGSMTPTESFASLCTNQSEITDLSSASCLRGFLPEKLQIVKPLEGSQTLYHWQQLAQPNLGTILDPRPGVITKGFTQLPRDAIYHISDLEEDEEEGITFQVQQPLQVEEKLSTSKPVTGIFLPPITSAGGPVTVATANPGKCLSCTNSTFTFTTCRILHPSDITQVTPSSGFPSLSCGSSGSSSSNTAVNSPALSYRLSIGESITNRRDSTTTFSSTRSLAKLLQEQGISAKVYHSPVSENSLLQPLPKALAVPSTPPNSPSQSPCPSPLPFEPRVHLSENFLASRPAETFLQEMYGLRPSRNPPDVGQLKMNLVDRLKRLGIARVVKTSGAQENGRYQETEIGLHKPDSAVYLNSGSSLLGGLRRNQSLPVIMGSFAAPVCTSSPKMGVLKED